A window of Amycolatopsis australiensis contains these coding sequences:
- a CDS encoding chitobiase/beta-hexosaminidase C-terminal domain-containing protein yields the protein MNRTLEKLRRRGPGLALVASALLVAAGLSAPAALAADDYTQSVSQLSSTQVQISFTPTTPALYVDVHYTGVPGLGQQNVRMTNGSGTWRTTVGGLSSGNVLDYWFTYEKNGPQYDTPHFSYTVGGGGTTTVAAPTFSPPGGTYSSAQTVTISSATAGATIRYTVDGSTPTPSSPVYSGPISVTASRTVNAIATKPGSADSAVSSATYTIGTQAGCPTQSDTPSFGPNVRIFDPGMSAATIQAQLDTDFNNQKDTLTAQFAERRVAHLFKPGTYNVHDNVGFYTSVAGLGQNPGDVVINGDITVDAFNASDNGVALQNFWRSAENMAVNPSSGNDRWAVAQAAPFRRMDIRGGLQLYPASYGYASGGYIADTKVSGQAASVSQQQWYTRDSALGSWNGGVWNMVFSGTSGAPANTFPNPPETTLATTPVSRDVPYLYVDSSGKYRVFLPSLRTNASGPSWANGSTPGSSVPMSQFYVVKAGDTAASINNALAAGCNLFFTPGIYHLNQTLNVTRANTTILGIGYPTLVPDNGVNAMQVSDVDGVRLKGLLFDAGTTNSQALLTVGQSGSSASHAANPTTVQDVFFRIGGEIAGKATNSLVVNSADTIIDHIWAWRADHGNAGTVGWNTNTADTGLLVNGANVLATGLFVEHYQKYQVIWNGQGGRTIFFQNEMPYDVPDQASWNAPSGVAGYAAYKVGVNVTSHEAWGLGSYCFFDTNPAVSSYHAFEVPNTTGVRFHSLLTVSLNYRGTITHVINDTGGTTPSGTVPVNVVSYP from the coding sequence GTGAACCGGACCTTGGAAAAGTTACGACGACGCGGCCCGGGGCTCGCGCTCGTCGCATCCGCGCTGCTGGTGGCGGCCGGGCTCAGTGCCCCCGCCGCGCTCGCCGCGGACGACTACACGCAGAGCGTCAGCCAGCTCAGCTCGACGCAGGTGCAGATCAGCTTCACCCCCACCACCCCGGCGCTCTACGTGGACGTCCACTACACCGGCGTCCCCGGCCTCGGCCAGCAGAACGTCCGGATGACCAACGGCTCCGGCACCTGGCGGACCACCGTCGGCGGGCTGAGCAGCGGGAACGTCCTCGACTACTGGTTCACCTACGAGAAGAACGGCCCGCAGTACGACACCCCGCACTTCAGCTACACCGTCGGCGGCGGCGGGACGACCACGGTCGCGGCGCCGACGTTCAGCCCGCCCGGCGGCACGTACTCGTCCGCGCAGACGGTGACCATCAGCAGTGCCACCGCGGGCGCGACCATCCGGTACACAGTGGACGGATCGACGCCCACGCCGTCGTCACCGGTCTACAGCGGACCGATCAGTGTCACGGCGTCGCGCACGGTCAACGCGATCGCGACGAAGCCGGGCTCGGCCGACTCGGCGGTGTCGAGCGCGACCTACACGATCGGCACCCAGGCCGGCTGCCCGACCCAGTCCGACACCCCCAGCTTCGGGCCGAACGTGCGGATCTTCGACCCCGGTATGTCCGCGGCGACCATCCAGGCGCAGCTGGACACGGACTTCAACAACCAGAAGGACACGCTCACCGCGCAGTTCGCCGAACGCCGGGTGGCGCACCTGTTCAAGCCGGGCACGTACAACGTGCACGACAACGTCGGTTTCTACACGTCGGTGGCCGGTCTCGGCCAGAACCCCGGTGACGTCGTGATCAACGGCGACATCACCGTGGACGCCTTCAACGCCTCCGACAACGGCGTCGCGCTGCAGAACTTCTGGCGCTCGGCCGAGAACATGGCGGTCAACCCCTCCAGCGGCAACGACCGGTGGGCGGTGGCGCAGGCTGCGCCGTTCCGCCGGATGGACATCCGCGGCGGGCTCCAGCTGTACCCGGCGAGCTACGGCTACGCCAGCGGCGGCTACATCGCCGACACGAAGGTGTCCGGCCAGGCCGCGTCGGTGTCGCAGCAGCAGTGGTACACCCGCGACTCCGCGCTGGGCAGCTGGAACGGCGGCGTGTGGAACATGGTCTTCTCCGGCACCAGCGGCGCGCCGGCGAACACGTTCCCGAACCCGCCGGAAACCACGCTGGCGACCACGCCGGTCTCGCGTGACGTGCCCTACCTCTACGTCGACAGCAGCGGCAAGTACCGCGTGTTCCTGCCTTCGCTGCGCACGAACGCGTCCGGGCCGAGCTGGGCGAACGGCAGCACGCCGGGCTCGTCGGTGCCGATGAGCCAGTTCTACGTCGTCAAGGCGGGCGACACCGCCGCGTCGATCAACAACGCACTCGCCGCGGGCTGCAACCTGTTCTTCACGCCGGGCATCTACCACCTCAACCAGACGCTCAACGTGACCCGCGCGAACACGACGATCCTCGGCATCGGCTACCCGACGCTGGTGCCCGACAACGGCGTCAACGCCATGCAGGTGTCCGATGTGGACGGAGTACGGCTCAAGGGCCTGCTCTTCGACGCGGGCACGACGAACTCGCAGGCGCTGCTGACGGTCGGCCAGTCCGGGTCGTCGGCGTCGCACGCGGCGAACCCGACGACGGTCCAGGACGTCTTCTTCCGGATCGGCGGCGAGATCGCGGGCAAGGCGACGAACAGCCTGGTCGTCAACAGCGCCGACACGATCATCGACCACATCTGGGCGTGGCGGGCCGACCACGGCAACGCGGGCACGGTCGGCTGGAACACCAACACCGCCGACACCGGCCTGCTGGTGAACGGGGCGAACGTGCTGGCCACCGGCCTGTTCGTCGAGCACTACCAGAAGTACCAGGTGATCTGGAACGGCCAGGGCGGCCGGACGATCTTCTTCCAGAACGAGATGCCCTACGACGTGCCGGACCAGGCGTCGTGGAACGCGCCGTCGGGTGTCGCGGGGTATGCCGCCTACAAGGTCGGGGTGAACGTGACGTCGCATGAGGCGTGGGGTCTCGGGAGCTACTGCTTCTTCGACACCAATCCGGCGGTGTCCAGCTACCACGCGTTCGAGGTGCCGAACACCACCGGTGTCCGGTTCCACAGCCTGCTGACGGTGTCGC
- a CDS encoding S53 family peptidase: MAPPRLFRSLVVLSLIAAPLTVATSTAEAAPLQSGGVVSFGCATSGKFHCLGKAIRSPKGAGPLLTSTPVGYGPAEIQAAYRLGGLHANGRTVAIVDAMDAPTAEADLAKFRSARGLSPCTTANGCFKKVNQNGAASPLPAPDYGWAMEISLDLDAVSATCPDCHILLMEANSPDTDPLMTAVDTAAATPGVVAISNSYGGTEDSTILAADAHLNHPGIAVTASSGDSGYGVSWPASSPYVTAVGGTTLTKSTSTARGWTETAWKGSGSGCSALEAKPAWQHDTGCAKRTVADVSAVADPATGLGVYDTYNSCGSSSWCDLLLSLGVAQGADGWVQVGGTSLSSPVIASVYALAGNSVTSGSYPYAHTDGLYDVTSGSNGSCGGTYLCTAGPGYDGPTGLGTPNGTSAF, from the coding sequence ATGGCGCCTCCACGGCTGTTCCGGTCCCTCGTCGTCCTCTCCCTCATCGCGGCCCCGCTCACGGTGGCCACGTCGACCGCCGAAGCCGCACCGCTGCAAAGCGGCGGCGTGGTCAGCTTCGGCTGCGCCACCTCCGGCAAGTTCCACTGCCTCGGCAAGGCGATCCGCTCGCCGAAGGGCGCCGGCCCGTTGCTCACCTCCACCCCGGTCGGCTACGGCCCGGCCGAGATCCAGGCCGCCTACCGCCTCGGCGGGCTGCACGCGAACGGCCGCACGGTCGCCATCGTCGACGCCATGGACGCGCCGACCGCGGAGGCGGACCTGGCGAAGTTCCGGTCCGCGCGCGGCCTTTCGCCGTGCACGACGGCCAACGGCTGCTTCAAGAAGGTCAACCAGAACGGCGCGGCGAGCCCGCTCCCGGCGCCGGACTACGGCTGGGCGATGGAGATCAGCCTCGACCTCGACGCCGTGTCGGCAACCTGCCCCGACTGCCACATCCTGCTGATGGAGGCCAATTCCCCGGACACGGACCCGCTGATGACGGCGGTCGACACGGCCGCGGCGACACCGGGCGTGGTCGCGATCTCCAACAGCTACGGCGGCACGGAGGATTCGACGATCCTCGCCGCGGACGCGCACCTGAACCACCCGGGCATCGCGGTCACGGCGTCCTCGGGCGACTCCGGGTACGGCGTCAGCTGGCCGGCGTCCTCACCGTACGTCACGGCGGTCGGCGGCACGACGTTGACGAAGTCGACGAGCACCGCGCGCGGCTGGACCGAGACGGCGTGGAAGGGCAGCGGCAGCGGGTGCTCGGCGCTGGAGGCGAAACCCGCGTGGCAGCACGACACGGGGTGCGCGAAGCGGACGGTCGCGGACGTCTCGGCGGTCGCGGACCCGGCCACCGGGCTCGGCGTCTACGACACGTACAACAGCTGCGGCAGCTCGTCGTGGTGCGATCTGCTGCTGTCGCTGGGCGTGGCCCAGGGCGCGGACGGCTGGGTGCAGGTCGGCGGCACGAGCCTGTCCTCGCCGGTGATCGCGAGCGTGTACGCGCTGGCGGGCAACTCGGTGACGTCGGGGTCGTACCCGTACGCCCACACCGACGGGCTCTACGACGTGACGTCGGGTTCGAACGGCAGCTGCGGCGGGACCTACCTCTGCACGGCCGGGCCCGGGTACGACGGGCCGACCGGGCTGGGCACGCCGAACGGCACCTCAGCCTTCTGA
- a CDS encoding DUF2716 domain-containing protein, with product MEEALDRLRGAVPVIPPAGAVIERDGPIVRTHYGTHGEAAHGPLPEVDLDALVARQAEAFARHNEPAVWPVYGTDAGLAGRLRAAGFTAEPERAVLGCPIGTDTIRLPRAGHHWPWLRRVAGLAAESGPHRRPFPEFLADAAHLRQSSEVILDGDRAAWLEAIGDVMVVGGVTGPGFAATLVAQDWRVAGPHRGVRFLLAEATGALCEAFEAAGMSVLTTVTRYHLPSPREPARTRPVRVLSSEPEHDEIWTRFAEQFAFRPHTRRFPGIAEPAGSATWHVGDLDGTRLDAMDLIVHKGLRACVAPGEQLYWLDWQHVGYRFDPARVDGAGPRRPGAVFPDGDYHLHLTHDLRLGTFGHPWEATVCVFGDLLTRIDAELTAALGEPIRRSEG from the coding sequence ATGGAGGAAGCACTGGACCGCCTGCGCGGCGCCGTACCGGTGATCCCGCCGGCCGGCGCGGTCATCGAACGGGACGGTCCGATCGTCCGGACCCACTACGGCACGCACGGCGAAGCCGCCCACGGGCCGCTGCCGGAGGTTGATCTCGACGCGCTGGTCGCCCGCCAGGCCGAGGCGTTCGCGCGCCACAACGAACCGGCGGTGTGGCCGGTGTACGGCACCGACGCCGGACTGGCCGGCAGGCTGCGCGCCGCGGGCTTCACGGCGGAGCCGGAGCGCGCGGTCCTCGGCTGTCCGATCGGGACGGACACCATCCGGCTTCCCCGAGCCGGCCACCACTGGCCGTGGCTCCGGCGCGTCGCGGGACTGGCCGCCGAGTCCGGTCCGCACCGCCGTCCCTTTCCGGAATTCCTCGCCGACGCGGCTCACCTCCGCCAGTCCTCCGAGGTGATTCTCGACGGCGACCGGGCGGCCTGGCTGGAGGCGATCGGCGACGTCATGGTCGTCGGCGGCGTGACCGGCCCCGGCTTCGCCGCGACGCTCGTCGCCCAGGACTGGCGGGTCGCGGGACCGCACCGGGGCGTCCGGTTCCTGCTCGCGGAAGCGACCGGCGCACTGTGCGAGGCGTTCGAGGCCGCCGGGATGAGCGTGCTCACCACGGTCACCCGGTACCACCTGCCGTCACCCCGCGAACCCGCGAGGACACGTCCGGTTCGCGTGCTGTCCTCCGAGCCGGAGCACGACGAGATCTGGACCCGCTTCGCCGAGCAGTTCGCCTTTCGCCCGCACACCCGGCGGTTCCCCGGCATCGCCGAACCGGCGGGCTCGGCGACCTGGCACGTCGGCGACCTCGACGGCACCCGGCTGGACGCCATGGACCTCATCGTCCACAAGGGACTGCGGGCGTGCGTGGCCCCGGGCGAGCAGCTGTACTGGCTCGACTGGCAGCACGTCGGCTACCGCTTCGACCCGGCACGGGTCGACGGCGCCGGGCCACGCCGGCCCGGCGCCGTCTTCCCGGACGGGGACTACCACCTCCACCTGACGCACGACCTCCGCCTGGGCACCTTCGGGCACCCGTGGGAGGCGACGGTCTGCGTCTTCGGCGACCTGCTCACGCGGATCGACGCGGAGCTGACCGCGGCGCTCGGCGAGCCGATCCGGCGCTCAGAAGGCTGA
- a CDS encoding alpha-L-fucosidase, protein MRIRLLTCLAAALALVASLVSPANAELYNPRQDWLRASTAGLFLHWGMFTAPRHTDCAAWEHDVTAGGWTPDYWIDEAKKLGASYVVLTTFHSRLGYARPWPSKIPGSCATQRDFLGELIAAGKAKGVRVMLYMTDDPQWHNETGHESLDSAAYSAYKGKPVDLTTRQGFGEFGYDLFDEVMDRYSDLAGFWIDNDNEYWEQHGLYEHIREKRPSMLLSNNNEDTPIMDTVSNEQKTGMTPSYDYPQAVWTPMPRLTEADYKLPTNGDWWYSGGDQAVDFRLSTGRYITNAGSSIKSLMAETAMLNGKFPPQQEAFNNFMASWTQPIKESLQGTEGGGYMYGGMQPGFWNDGAHGVITVKPGAKTQYVHVVTRPSTNLVRLRDNGYRVTGVSDLRTGKPMRFAQSGGYLSILDIQDWDTYDTVFKVDTAGQQYFYDKGTIKATASANGASAANLVDGSYLNYWDAGGQLPVSVTLDLGRKRSTAYLAVHERESSPTYARESFGRPEDSARIKDYRVYASDDGQNWRTVRTGALPSTRGVQFIDVGEVHARYLKLEVLNTWAGPQAKAFFHQLALDEIDVAYGYPDPRGEVPLEAESWRNGFEGKASPVWCEACSGTNEVTGLDRGAVVFRDVQAGGPSRLQLDTTGSGTLAVSVNGAAPITVTVPPTAPGVVTPTAVAVPLNAGANTIKVSGTAGLDRIAVAPLPPESYTPRTTLTVQPAGVQWVSPGQQSLRVTASLRLDVDDPIDQVSLAPVVPAGWTVQGDPVTASSLRLGQVLSGSWTVTAPAAQDVTIPVTASFQTLGRAKSVSKPVQVKQRPADRVFMREAEDSANDIGDAGVTSCAACSGGQKVRNIGGSAGAAVTFPDVTVAAAGQYRLYLDFTVNGDRSYFVSVNGGAPAEVKVSGAGNNTPYTTSVPVTLNAGANTIRIGNDRAGAPDLDRISLG, encoded by the coding sequence TTGAGAATCCGACTGCTCACCTGCCTCGCCGCCGCGCTCGCGCTGGTGGCGAGCCTGGTCAGCCCCGCGAACGCCGAACTGTACAACCCGCGCCAGGACTGGCTGCGGGCCTCGACGGCCGGGCTGTTCCTGCACTGGGGCATGTTCACCGCGCCGCGGCACACCGACTGCGCCGCCTGGGAACACGACGTCACGGCCGGCGGCTGGACGCCGGACTACTGGATCGACGAGGCGAAGAAGCTGGGCGCGTCCTACGTCGTCCTCACCACCTTCCACAGCCGGCTGGGCTACGCGCGGCCGTGGCCGTCGAAGATCCCCGGCAGCTGCGCGACGCAGCGTGACTTCCTGGGCGAGCTGATCGCCGCGGGCAAGGCCAAGGGCGTGCGCGTCATGCTCTACATGACCGACGACCCCCAGTGGCACAACGAAACCGGCCACGAGTCACTCGACTCCGCCGCCTACTCCGCGTACAAGGGCAAGCCGGTCGACCTGACCACCCGCCAGGGCTTCGGCGAGTTCGGCTACGACCTGTTCGACGAGGTCATGGACCGCTACAGCGACCTCGCCGGGTTCTGGATCGACAACGACAACGAGTACTGGGAGCAACACGGGCTCTACGAGCACATCCGCGAGAAGCGGCCTTCGATGTTGTTGAGCAACAACAACGAGGACACGCCGATCATGGACACGGTCAGCAACGAGCAGAAGACCGGCATGACGCCGTCGTACGACTACCCGCAGGCGGTCTGGACGCCGATGCCGCGGCTGACCGAGGCCGACTACAAGCTGCCGACCAACGGCGACTGGTGGTACAGCGGCGGCGACCAGGCCGTCGACTTCCGGCTCTCCACCGGCCGCTACATCACGAACGCGGGCTCGTCGATCAAGTCGCTGATGGCCGAAACCGCCATGCTGAACGGGAAGTTCCCGCCGCAGCAGGAGGCGTTCAACAACTTCATGGCGTCCTGGACCCAGCCGATCAAGGAGTCGCTGCAGGGCACCGAAGGCGGCGGCTACATGTACGGCGGCATGCAGCCGGGCTTCTGGAACGACGGCGCGCACGGCGTGATCACCGTCAAGCCCGGCGCGAAGACGCAGTACGTGCACGTGGTCACGCGGCCGTCGACGAACCTGGTTCGCCTGCGCGACAACGGCTACCGCGTCACCGGCGTGTCCGACCTGCGCACCGGCAAGCCGATGCGGTTCGCCCAGTCCGGCGGCTATCTGTCCATCCTGGACATCCAGGACTGGGACACCTACGACACGGTGTTCAAAGTGGACACCGCGGGACAGCAGTACTTCTACGACAAGGGCACGATCAAGGCCACCGCGTCGGCGAACGGGGCTTCGGCGGCGAACCTCGTCGACGGCAGCTACCTGAACTACTGGGACGCGGGCGGGCAGCTGCCGGTGTCCGTGACGCTGGACCTCGGCCGGAAGCGGTCGACGGCCTACCTCGCGGTGCACGAGCGCGAGTCGTCGCCGACGTACGCGCGGGAATCCTTCGGCCGCCCCGAAGATTCCGCGCGGATCAAGGACTACCGCGTCTACGCGAGCGACGACGGGCAGAACTGGCGCACCGTGCGCACCGGCGCCCTCCCGAGCACCCGGGGCGTGCAGTTCATCGACGTCGGCGAGGTGCACGCGCGCTACCTCAAGCTCGAGGTGCTGAACACGTGGGCCGGCCCGCAGGCCAAGGCGTTCTTCCACCAGCTCGCGCTCGACGAGATCGACGTCGCGTACGGCTACCCCGACCCGCGCGGCGAGGTGCCGCTGGAGGCGGAGTCGTGGCGCAACGGCTTCGAAGGCAAGGCGTCGCCGGTGTGGTGCGAGGCGTGCTCGGGCACGAACGAAGTCACCGGGCTGGACCGCGGCGCGGTCGTCTTCCGGGACGTCCAGGCCGGCGGCCCGTCCCGGCTGCAGCTCGACACCACCGGTTCGGGCACGCTCGCCGTGAGCGTGAACGGGGCCGCGCCGATCACGGTGACCGTCCCGCCGACCGCGCCCGGCGTGGTGACGCCGACGGCGGTCGCGGTGCCGCTCAACGCCGGGGCCAACACGATCAAGGTGTCCGGCACGGCCGGCCTCGACCGGATCGCGGTGGCGCCGCTGCCACCCGAGTCGTACACCCCGAGGACGACGTTGACCGTGCAACCGGCAGGCGTGCAATGGGTGTCACCCGGTCAGCAGTCCCTGCGGGTCACCGCGTCCCTGCGGCTCGACGTCGACGACCCGATCGACCAGGTGTCCCTGGCCCCGGTCGTCCCGGCGGGCTGGACGGTCCAGGGCGATCCCGTGACGGCGTCGAGCCTGCGGCTGGGCCAGGTGCTGAGCGGCTCGTGGACGGTGACCGCCCCGGCGGCCCAGGACGTGACCATCCCGGTCACGGCGTCCTTCCAGACGCTCGGGCGGGCGAAGTCGGTCAGCAAGCCGGTGCAGGTGAAGCAGCGCCCGGCGGACCGCGTGTTCATGCGTGAGGCGGAGGACTCGGCCAACGACATCGGCGACGCCGGCGTCACGAGCTGCGCGGCGTGCTCCGGCGGGCAGAAGGTGCGCAACATCGGCGGCAGCGCGGGAGCGGCGGTGACGTTCCCGGACGTCACGGTGGCCGCGGCCGGGCAGTACCGGCTGTACCTGGACTTCACCGTCAACGGCGACCGGTCGTACTTCGTGTCGGTGAACGGCGGCGCGCCGGCGGAGGTCAAGGTCAGCGGCGCCGGGAACAACACGCCGTACACCACTTCGGTCCCGGTGACGCTGAACGCGGGCGCCAATACGATCCGGATCGGCAACGACCGCGCCGGCGCCCCGGATCTGGACCGGATTTCACTGGGTTAG
- the sigJ gene encoding RNA polymerase sigma factor SigJ has translation MNDDLLARSFETHRDHLRSVAYRMLGSLTEAEDAVQESWLRLSRTDTAAVENLGGWLTTVVGRVCLDMLRSRKARREEPFDALVPDPIVSREDAGPEHEALMADSVGLALLVVLDTLTPAERLAFVLRDMFAMPFEEIAPIVGRSEAATRQLASRARRRVQGAPVAPDPDLGRQREVVNAFLAAARSGDFDALVSVLDPQVVLRADRGPALGGSVEVRGADQVANQALTFSRLGAGGGVVHRALVNGAAGVVATREGRPFSVLGFTVAGGRIVEIDILADPARLERLDLAVLD, from the coding sequence GTGAACGACGACCTGCTGGCCCGCAGCTTCGAGACCCACCGCGACCACCTCCGGTCCGTCGCCTACCGCATGCTGGGCTCGCTGACCGAGGCCGAGGACGCCGTGCAGGAGTCGTGGCTGCGGCTGAGCCGCACTGACACGGCCGCCGTCGAGAACCTGGGTGGCTGGCTGACAACGGTCGTCGGCCGCGTCTGCCTCGACATGCTGCGCTCGCGCAAGGCCCGGCGCGAGGAACCGTTCGACGCGCTGGTGCCCGACCCGATCGTCAGCCGTGAGGACGCGGGCCCCGAGCACGAGGCGTTGATGGCGGACTCGGTCGGCCTCGCGCTGCTGGTCGTGCTCGACACGCTGACCCCGGCCGAGCGGCTGGCGTTCGTGCTGCGGGACATGTTCGCGATGCCGTTCGAGGAGATCGCGCCGATCGTCGGCCGGTCCGAGGCGGCGACCCGCCAGCTGGCCAGCCGCGCGCGGCGGCGGGTGCAGGGCGCCCCGGTGGCCCCGGACCCCGACCTCGGCCGGCAGCGCGAGGTGGTGAACGCGTTCCTGGCGGCGGCCCGCAGCGGCGACTTCGACGCGCTGGTCTCGGTCCTCGACCCCCAGGTCGTGCTGCGCGCGGACCGCGGCCCGGCACTGGGCGGCTCGGTGGAGGTGCGCGGCGCGGACCAGGTGGCGAACCAGGCGCTGACGTTCTCCCGCCTGGGCGCGGGCGGCGGAGTGGTCCACCGCGCCCTGGTCAATGGCGCGGCGGGAGTGGTGGCGACGCGCGAAGGCCGCCCGTTCTCGGTACTGGGCTTCACGGTGGCCGGCGGCCGCATCGTGGAGATCGACATCCTCGCCGACCCGGCCCGCCTCGAACGGCTGGACCTGGCGGTCCTGGACTGA